A section of the Paenibacillus odorifer genome encodes:
- a CDS encoding TIGR01457 family HAD-type hydrolase gives MEQIEGLLIDLDGTLYHGHKMIPGADLLIKALREADIPFLFVTNNSSRTAANVAAHLSGMGIEAKAEEVCTSSMAAARYIAEESPGATVAILGEEGLRMACIEAGLQIVTESPDYVVQGIDRSFNYASLAQASRWILSGAKFVLTNPDLMLPSDDGVMPGAGTIGAAIEAASGVKPVVIGKPESHLIKYATDLLKIQPEHAAVVGDNMRTDIAAGVNAGCRTILVLTGLTTTENLEHYKSITGITPDEICADLAELKMFLGV, from the coding sequence ATGGAACAAATTGAAGGATTATTGATTGATCTAGACGGTACATTGTACCATGGGCATAAAATGATTCCCGGTGCTGATCTGCTGATAAAGGCTCTTCGTGAAGCGGATATCCCTTTTTTATTTGTTACCAATAACTCATCGCGCACGGCAGCTAACGTTGCTGCCCACTTAAGTGGAATGGGAATTGAGGCGAAAGCTGAGGAGGTATGTACCTCTTCTATGGCAGCCGCACGTTACATAGCTGAGGAATCACCTGGGGCTACAGTGGCGATACTTGGAGAAGAGGGACTGCGTATGGCTTGCATTGAGGCAGGGCTCCAAATCGTCACAGAATCACCTGATTATGTGGTGCAAGGTATCGATCGTTCTTTTAATTATGCTTCGTTAGCTCAAGCTTCGCGTTGGATTTTGAGCGGGGCAAAGTTTGTGCTCACCAATCCAGATTTAATGTTACCATCAGATGATGGGGTTATGCCGGGTGCGGGTACGATCGGTGCAGCAATTGAGGCTGCCAGTGGTGTGAAGCCAGTAGTGATCGGTAAGCCTGAATCGCATCTGATCAAATATGCGACAGATCTTCTGAAAATTCAACCTGAACATGCTGCTGTTGTTGGGGATAATATGCGTACGGATATCGCTGCCGGTGTTAATGCGGGCTGTCGTACAATCCTTGTTCTTACCGGTTTAACCACTACAGAGAATCTGGAGCACTATAAAAGTATCACAGGGATCACTCCCGATGAAATATGTGCCGATTTAGCTGAACTTAAAATGTTTCTCGGTGTATAA
- a CDS encoding DUF5316 domain-containing protein has product MQIFIYIGLGFFIISGICVGAFTTGTQQRGNFYSESKQDRKAKNKVANGSALGGLISLAIAGILYLL; this is encoded by the coding sequence ATGCAAATTTTTATTTACATAGGCTTGGGATTTTTTATAATTTCAGGTATATGTGTTGGAGCCTTCACGACAGGTACACAACAAAGAGGTAACTTTTATTCGGAATCTAAGCAAGACCGTAAAGCTAAAAACAAAGTAGCGAATGGGTCCGCTTTAGGTGGTCTTATTTCATTAGCTATAGCTGGGATTCTTTATTTGTTGTAA
- a CDS encoding FixH family protein: MMRSKKLVAVLLGATLLVLGGCSSNGTKHSEIHNMNMNMSMEPIKVELQWSPEEVVVNQKVTFEAVVTQDNEAVDDAKEVLFEIVNKNDEGQKIELKGKLIGKGVYQAEGTLEKEGQYNVTSHVTARTQHSMPSKELSVKP, encoded by the coding sequence ATGATGAGATCGAAGAAATTAGTCGCTGTATTATTAGGTGCAACACTTCTAGTACTAGGTGGATGTTCTTCAAATGGAACCAAGCATTCAGAAATACATAACATGAATATGAACATGTCTATGGAACCTATCAAAGTCGAACTACAATGGAGTCCTGAAGAAGTTGTTGTAAATCAAAAGGTAACCTTTGAAGCTGTGGTGACCCAAGATAACGAGGCAGTAGATGATGCAAAAGAGGTTCTGTTCGAAATTGTGAATAAAAATGATGAGGGACAGAAAATAGAGCTTAAGGGAAAGCTAATAGGTAAAGGAGTCTATCAAGCAGAAGGGACCCTTGAAAAGGAAGGACAATATAATGTCACTTCACATGTGACAGCCCGGACACAGCACTCTATGCCTAGCAAAGAGCTGTCTGTGAAACCATGA
- a CDS encoding HAD family hydrolase: MPISAVLFDLDDTLLWDDRSVEEAFRSACEAAGDTIDPQELEVAVRKEASSLYESYETFPFTKMIGINPYEALWANFTAGEQPEFRQLEQLAPVYRKESWRRGLAALGVEDEALAETLATKFAAERRKRPYIYEETMHVLEQLRGQVKLLLLTNGCPALQQEKLDGVPELIPFFDHIVISGSFGKGKPDKEIFLHALELLDVTPEQAVMVGDKLTTDIRGGLAAGLTTVWINRKGRAPSLDIHPDHEINHLEELLPLVQSL; this comes from the coding sequence ATGCCAATTTCTGCTGTACTATTTGACCTTGATGATACATTGCTGTGGGATGATCGGAGCGTCGAAGAAGCATTTCGTTCTGCTTGTGAAGCCGCCGGGGATACGATTGATCCACAAGAACTAGAAGTTGCAGTTCGTAAGGAAGCAAGTAGCTTGTATGAATCTTATGAGACGTTCCCATTTACAAAGATGATCGGAATTAATCCATATGAAGCACTCTGGGCTAACTTTACGGCAGGTGAACAACCAGAATTCCGTCAATTGGAGCAGCTTGCACCGGTATATCGTAAAGAGTCTTGGCGTCGCGGACTTGCAGCCTTAGGGGTGGAAGACGAAGCACTAGCTGAGACCTTGGCAACTAAATTCGCAGCAGAGCGCAGAAAACGTCCATACATCTATGAAGAAACAATGCATGTACTGGAGCAGTTACGGGGTCAAGTGAAGCTTTTGCTACTTACGAACGGCTGTCCTGCACTGCAACAAGAAAAACTAGATGGTGTGCCAGAGTTAATTCCTTTCTTTGATCATATTGTGATTTCCGGAAGCTTTGGTAAAGGCAAACCGGATAAGGAAATTTTCCTGCATGCTTTAGAGCTTCTTGATGTAACTCCTGAGCAAGCGGTTATGGTCGGCGATAAGCTTACAACGGATATCCGTGGGGGGCTGGCAGCAGGGTTGACCACGGTCTGGATTAATAGAAAAGGTAGAGCACCTAGTCTTGATATTCATCCGGATCATGAAATCAATCACCTTGAGGAACTTCTTCCACTAGTTCAATCCTTGTAA
- the metH gene encoding methionine synthase has translation MGTMIQQVPLTGEDFGGDELDGCNEMLVLTRPEVIQTIHEQYLEAGADLIETNTFGATSVVLAEYDIPQRAREINLAAAELARRAVDKYDTPDRPRYVVGAMGPTTKTLSVTGGVTFQELVDSYEEQAVALIDGKVDVLLLETSQDTLNVKAGSIGIRNAFEKTGITLPVMISGTIEPMGTTLAGQNIEAFYISLEHLKPISMGLNCATGPEFMRDHIRSLSEISSAAVSCYPNAGLPDENGHYHESPDSLARKIAAFAEKGWLNIAGGCCGTTPEHIRAMKEALFEYPPRPLAGNHPPALSGIEPIYIENDNRPYMVGERTNVLGSRKFKRLIVEGKYEEASEIARAQVKSGAQVIDVCVQDPDRDEIEDIKLFLELVVKKVKVPLMIDTTDPKVIDLALQYCQGKAIINSINLEDGEEKFELVTPIIHKYGAAIVVGTIDETGQAIKATDKLEVAKRSYDLLVNKYGLAGEDLIFDTLVFPVGTGDEQYIGSAKETIDGIRLIKEALPGVHTILGISNVSFGLPEAGREVLNSVFLYECTKAGLDYAIVNTEKVERYASIPAEERHLAEELIYNTNDETLSAFVAAFRGKKVEKKEKISNLSLEERLASYVVEGTKEGLIPDLNEALTKSGPLEIINGPLMAGMSEVGRLFNNNELIVAEVLQSAEVMKASVNHLEQFMQKDETAVKGKIMLATVKGDVHDIGKNLVEIILSNNGYQIINLGIKVPPETIIEAFRREKADAIGLSGLLVKSAQQMVLTAQDLRTAGIDVPIMVGGAALTRKFTKTRIRPEYDGLVLYAKDAMDGLDIANRLMNPEEREKIAEEIRVEAEAAVAVAPKQELPKLTRAVRSKISPDAPVFVPPDLERHVLRNYPLGHIIPYVNMQMLLGHHLGLRGSVEAQLAAGDQRTVELKGTVDDILHQAMLEGTITPHAMYQFFPAQSQGNDIIVYNPQNTSEILHTFTFPRQGVEPHLCLADFLKPVDSGIMDYVGFLVVTAGHGVRELSTQLKESGDYLRSHALQSVALEVAEGLAERVHHMMRDTWGFSDPADMTMKQRHGARYQGIRVSFGYPACPDLEDQGPLFKLLSPEDIGVHLTEGFMMEPEASVSAMVFAHPEAQYFNVEKL, from the coding sequence ATGGGCACAATGATCCAACAGGTGCCTCTTACTGGAGAAGATTTTGGTGGCGATGAGCTGGATGGCTGTAATGAAATGCTGGTATTAACACGTCCAGAAGTCATTCAGACGATTCATGAGCAGTATCTCGAAGCAGGGGCTGATCTCATTGAGACTAACACATTTGGTGCAACCTCTGTTGTACTGGCGGAATATGATATTCCTCAGCGCGCACGTGAGATCAATCTAGCGGCAGCAGAGTTGGCCCGCAGAGCAGTAGACAAATATGACACACCTGACCGTCCGCGATACGTCGTGGGGGCTATGGGTCCAACAACAAAAACGCTCTCAGTAACTGGAGGCGTTACTTTCCAAGAGCTAGTTGATAGCTATGAGGAACAAGCAGTGGCATTGATCGACGGTAAAGTAGATGTTTTGCTGCTGGAGACCTCTCAAGATACACTTAACGTTAAAGCTGGAAGTATTGGTATTCGTAATGCTTTTGAAAAGACTGGCATCACATTACCGGTTATGATTTCAGGAACAATTGAACCAATGGGTACTACACTGGCGGGTCAGAATATTGAAGCATTTTATATCTCATTAGAACATCTGAAGCCTATCTCTATGGGCCTCAACTGTGCGACTGGTCCAGAGTTCATGCGGGATCATATTCGTTCGCTTTCGGAGATCTCCTCGGCAGCCGTGAGCTGTTATCCAAACGCAGGATTGCCGGATGAGAATGGACATTATCATGAATCTCCAGATTCTTTAGCTCGCAAGATTGCAGCCTTTGCTGAAAAAGGCTGGCTGAATATTGCGGGGGGCTGCTGTGGAACGACACCAGAGCATATCCGTGCGATGAAGGAAGCACTTTTCGAATATCCTCCACGCCCGCTGGCAGGTAATCATCCACCTGCACTTTCAGGTATTGAGCCTATCTATATTGAGAACGACAACCGTCCTTACATGGTTGGTGAACGTACGAATGTACTTGGCTCTCGTAAATTCAAACGTCTTATCGTCGAAGGTAAATATGAGGAAGCCTCAGAAATTGCCCGAGCTCAGGTAAAGAGTGGGGCACAGGTTATTGACGTGTGTGTACAAGACCCTGACCGCGATGAGATTGAAGATATTAAGCTTTTCTTAGAACTGGTTGTAAAAAAGGTTAAAGTACCTCTGATGATCGATACTACCGATCCTAAGGTTATTGATTTAGCTTTGCAGTACTGCCAAGGTAAGGCGATAATTAACTCTATTAACCTTGAAGATGGTGAAGAGAAATTCGAGCTGGTGACGCCGATCATTCATAAATATGGCGCAGCTATTGTTGTGGGTACCATCGATGAGACGGGACAAGCAATTAAGGCGACAGATAAACTGGAAGTGGCTAAACGCTCCTATGACTTGCTAGTGAACAAGTATGGTTTAGCAGGAGAAGATCTTATTTTTGACACGCTGGTGTTCCCTGTAGGAACCGGAGATGAACAATATATCGGTTCAGCAAAAGAAACGATTGACGGCATTCGTTTGATCAAGGAAGCACTTCCAGGTGTTCATACGATCTTGGGCATCAGCAACGTCTCCTTTGGATTGCCAGAAGCGGGACGTGAAGTGTTGAACTCAGTATTCCTTTATGAATGTACAAAAGCTGGATTAGATTATGCGATCGTAAATACAGAGAAAGTGGAGCGGTATGCTTCCATTCCTGCCGAAGAACGTCATCTTGCTGAGGAACTGATTTATAATACGAATGATGAGACGCTTTCTGCTTTTGTAGCTGCTTTCCGTGGTAAAAAAGTAGAGAAAAAAGAGAAGATTTCCAACCTGTCACTTGAAGAACGTTTAGCCTCCTATGTGGTTGAAGGTACGAAGGAAGGACTCATTCCTGATCTAAATGAAGCATTGACTAAATCTGGTCCGCTGGAGATCATCAATGGACCGCTGATGGCAGGGATGTCGGAAGTCGGCCGGTTATTTAATAATAATGAATTGATTGTTGCTGAAGTGCTGCAAAGCGCTGAAGTGATGAAGGCTTCTGTGAATCACCTAGAGCAGTTTATGCAGAAGGATGAGACAGCGGTTAAAGGAAAAATTATGCTGGCGACCGTAAAAGGGGACGTGCATGATATTGGTAAGAATCTAGTGGAGATCATCCTCTCCAACAATGGTTATCAGATCATTAATTTGGGTATAAAAGTACCACCAGAGACCATTATCGAAGCCTTCCGTCGAGAAAAAGCTGATGCGATAGGATTGTCCGGGCTGCTTGTAAAATCTGCTCAGCAGATGGTGCTCACCGCTCAGGATTTACGTACAGCTGGGATCGATGTTCCGATTATGGTTGGCGGCGCAGCTTTGACCCGTAAATTTACGAAGACCCGTATTCGTCCAGAATATGACGGCCTAGTATTGTATGCTAAGGACGCTATGGACGGGCTGGATATTGCCAATCGGCTTATGAACCCTGAAGAACGGGAGAAGATTGCCGAGGAAATTCGTGTGGAGGCAGAAGCAGCGGTTGCGGTTGCGCCTAAGCAAGAACTGCCGAAACTAACCAGAGCAGTGCGTTCCAAAATATCTCCAGATGCACCTGTTTTTGTTCCACCGGATTTAGAACGCCACGTACTGCGTAACTATCCATTGGGGCATATTATCCCCTATGTGAATATGCAAATGCTGCTGGGTCATCATTTGGGGTTACGGGGTTCTGTAGAAGCCCAATTAGCTGCTGGAGATCAGCGGACTGTTGAACTGAAGGGTACCGTAGACGATATTCTCCATCAAGCGATGCTAGAGGGTACCATTACTCCACATGCTATGTATCAATTCTTCCCTGCACAATCGCAAGGGAATGATATTATAGTGTATAATCCACAGAATACGTCCGAGATCCTGCATACCTTTACTTTCCCAAGACAAGGGGTAGAGCCTCATCTGTGCTTGGCGGACTTCTTGAAACCTGTTGACAGTGGTATTATGGACTATGTTGGATTCCTAGTTGTAACAGCAGGTCACGGTGTACGTGAATTGTCTACTCAGCTGAAAGAAAGCGGAGATTATCTGCGTTCACACGCCTTGCAGTCGGTTGCACTTGAAGTGGCAGAAGGACTGGCAGAACGTGTCCATCATATGATGCGCGATACTTGGGGTTTCTCAGATCCGGCGGATATGACGATGAAGCAAAGACATGGGGCAAGATACCAAGGGATCCGTGTTTCATTTGGTTATCCTGCATGCCCGGATTTAGAAGATCAAGGTCCACTGTTTAAGTTGTTATCTCCGGAGGATATCGGTGTTCACCTTACAGAAGGCTTTATGATGGAGCCCGAAGCTTCCGTTTCGGCTATGGTATTTGCCCATCCAGAAGCGCAGTATTTTAATGTAGAGAAGCTGTAA
- a CDS encoding DUF896 domain-containing protein has protein sequence MNIDELVARINELARKQKSVGLNQEEVAERAKLREIYLGNIRNNFRAQLNTIEVVDNDEHEQGNKGLKH, from the coding sequence TTGAATATTGATGAGTTGGTCGCGCGAATTAACGAATTGGCACGCAAACAGAAGAGCGTAGGCCTTAATCAAGAGGAAGTGGCGGAACGCGCCAAGCTTCGTGAAATTTACCTGGGGAATATCCGCAATAACTTCCGAGCACAATTAAATACTATTGAAGTAGTAGATAACGATGAGCATGAACAAGGTAACAAGGGGCTTAAACATTAG
- a CDS encoding Fpg/Nei family DNA glycosylase, which yields MPELPEMENYRQLLSQRIINVPITNVIVNREKTINMETEAFIDALIGARVVFVERRAKYILFHLHDGRRLLLHLMLGGLLFYGSEEERPDRNTQVEIAFGDQILYFMGLRLGFLHLVSVKESEATMGKLGPELLDRRMTPERFAGILKGRRGALKSLLVNQHVMAGIGNCYADEIAFDAGLLPSVLVQNLSPEAISRLYQSIQKVLTDATVIGGYMEMPFMTGDTVTGSYNDQCKVYDREGEPCLRDGGTIIKTELSGRKVFYCPDCQHEA from the coding sequence ATGCCAGAATTGCCGGAAATGGAGAATTATAGACAGCTGCTTAGCCAGCGTATTATAAATGTTCCGATAACTAATGTAATTGTGAACAGAGAAAAAACAATTAACATGGAAACAGAAGCTTTCATTGATGCCTTGATCGGTGCGCGTGTTGTTTTTGTAGAGCGGCGCGCCAAGTACATTTTGTTTCATCTCCATGATGGACGAAGATTACTATTGCATTTAATGCTGGGTGGATTGCTTTTTTATGGTTCAGAAGAAGAGCGGCCGGATCGTAATACGCAAGTAGAAATCGCATTTGGTGATCAGATCCTTTATTTTATGGGCCTGCGGTTAGGGTTCTTACATTTAGTATCCGTGAAGGAAAGCGAAGCAACGATGGGTAAGCTTGGACCTGAGCTGCTGGATCGACGGATGACGCCGGAACGTTTTGCAGGAATATTAAAAGGGCGGCGTGGTGCGTTAAAAAGTCTGTTAGTGAATCAGCATGTAATGGCGGGTATTGGAAATTGTTATGCGGATGAGATTGCTTTTGACGCTGGGCTTCTGCCTTCAGTTTTAGTACAAAATTTATCACCTGAAGCCATTTCCCGTCTGTATCAAAGCATTCAAAAAGTATTAACTGATGCGACAGTGATCGGCGGATACATGGAAATGCCGTTTATGACTGGTGACACGGTTACGGGTTCCTATAATGATCAATGTAAAGTCTATGACCGTGAGGGCGAGCCTTGCCTACGCGATGGGGGAACGATTATCAAAACAGAGCTGTCTGGACGCAAAGTATTTTATTGCCCAGACTGTCAGCATGAAGCCTAA
- a CDS encoding cupin domain-containing protein, translating to MVKIFNENTVSFTQKQSPIPEFAWHTSERLAEMVGSKHLVFDIRSLDPDKYSYPYHFHRNAEEIFVILAGKAMLRTPEGITEVTEGDVIFFEMGPEGAHQLYNHTDAPCRYLDLRTNQGIDVCEYPDSGKINILPYQEIYQADEQADYYKGEEHVREKWNGGA from the coding sequence ATGGTAAAGATTTTTAATGAAAATACGGTCTCATTTACTCAAAAACAGTCCCCGATCCCAGAGTTTGCTTGGCATACGAGTGAAAGATTAGCTGAAATGGTGGGCTCCAAGCATTTAGTTTTTGATATCAGATCTTTAGATCCTGATAAATATTCTTATCCTTATCATTTTCATAGAAATGCTGAAGAGATATTTGTGATTTTAGCGGGAAAAGCGATGTTAAGAACGCCTGAGGGTATTACGGAGGTTACGGAAGGAGATGTAATATTTTTCGAAATGGGACCGGAAGGGGCGCACCAGCTTTATAATCATACGGATGCACCATGCAGGTATCTGGATCTCCGAACGAATCAGGGAATAGATGTTTGCGAATATCCAGACTCAGGCAAAATCAACATTTTGCCTTATCAAGAAATCTATCAAGCGGATGAACAGGCGGATTATTATAAGGGAGAAGAGCATGTAAGGGAAAAATGGAATGGGGGAGCGTAA
- the lexA gene encoding transcriptional repressor LexA, which yields MSKISSRQLAILEFIRSEVRSKGYPPSVREIGEAVGLASSSTVHGHLDRLEKKGLIRRDPTKPRAIELLGQEDSENVHQFAQTISRIPVVGKVTAGVPITATENIEDYFPLPTHYVGDNKVFMLSVMGDSMVDAGIMNGDYVIVRQQQTADNGDIVVAMTEEDEATVKTFYKERDHIRLQPENPAYEPLRLNRVTILGRVIGLFRDIH from the coding sequence ATGTCAAAGATTTCAAGTCGCCAGCTGGCGATCCTGGAATTTATACGAAGCGAAGTCCGCAGCAAGGGTTATCCACCTTCCGTCCGGGAAATTGGAGAAGCTGTTGGCCTTGCTTCCAGCTCCACAGTTCACGGTCATTTGGACCGGCTTGAGAAGAAGGGACTTATTCGTCGAGATCCAACGAAGCCACGTGCAATAGAATTACTAGGCCAAGAGGATTCAGAGAATGTTCACCAATTCGCCCAGACCATCTCACGGATTCCTGTCGTAGGTAAAGTTACCGCCGGGGTACCTATCACTGCTACAGAGAATATCGAGGATTACTTCCCACTTCCTACTCACTATGTAGGTGACAACAAAGTATTTATGCTGTCAGTTATGGGTGATAGTATGGTGGATGCTGGCATTATGAATGGTGATTATGTAATTGTTCGCCAACAACAAACAGCGGACAACGGAGATATCGTTGTAGCCATGACTGAAGAAGATGAAGCAACCGTTAAGACCTTTTACAAGGAACGTGATCATATACGGCTTCAGCCGGAGAATCCAGCTTATGAGCCTCTTCGCCTTAATCGCGTAACTATTCTCGGAAGAGTCATCGGATTGTTTCGAGATATCCACTAA
- a CDS encoding L,D-transpeptidase, protein MPNYRIIVDLTQRMLYLLDNDIVIRGFPVGIGKMLTQSPVGEFTIINKQPNPGGPFGAFWMGLSKPHYGIHGTNDPSSIGKEVSHGCIRMYNEDVLTLAAIVPIGTRVTIRN, encoded by the coding sequence ATGCCAAATTACCGAATTATTGTAGATCTGACCCAAAGAATGTTATATCTTCTGGACAATGATATTGTGATTAGAGGTTTCCCTGTCGGCATTGGTAAGATGTTAACCCAATCCCCAGTGGGAGAATTCACGATTATTAACAAACAACCCAATCCAGGTGGTCCCTTTGGTGCCTTTTGGATGGGACTGTCTAAACCACACTACGGGATTCATGGAACGAATGATCCTTCCTCCATTGGGAAAGAGGTATCCCACGGCTGTATCCGGATGTACAACGAGGATGTGTTAACACTCGCAGCTATCGTCCCTATAGGAACACGAGTAACGATAAGGAATTGA
- the rnz gene encoding ribonuclease Z → MDLYFLGTNAGVPTLQRNVTSVTLRLLEERRSIWMFDCGEGTQHQVLSSPIRLGKLEKLFITHLHGDHLFGLPGLLSSRGYQGGTAPLTVYGPPGLKAYLEISLAVSQSRIPYKIEIVEHTGGTIFEDDGFKVEAALLEHRIDSYGYRVTEKDSPGSLNTELLKSYGLKPGPIYGKLKKGEDVVTDEGVRICAADVVREPKRGRIVTILGDTRPCSGALELSLNADLVVHEATFAHDLADMAYQYHHSTARQAAELAKEAKAGQLLLTHFSSRYSSHEELIPLLEEAELIFPETLLAEEFNAYPVPRRLNGQ, encoded by the coding sequence ATGGATTTATATTTTTTAGGTACTAATGCAGGTGTGCCAACGCTACAACGTAATGTAACGTCCGTTACATTAAGACTGCTGGAAGAACGTCGCAGTATTTGGATGTTCGATTGTGGGGAAGGTACACAACATCAGGTTCTTAGTTCACCGATTCGGCTAGGAAAGCTGGAAAAGCTATTCATTACCCACTTGCATGGTGATCACCTATTTGGTCTTCCAGGTCTATTATCAAGTCGTGGTTATCAGGGAGGGACAGCGCCGTTAACGGTGTACGGCCCCCCTGGATTAAAAGCATACCTAGAGATCTCCTTAGCTGTGAGCCAATCCCGAATTCCTTATAAGATTGAGATTGTGGAGCATACAGGAGGAACTATATTCGAGGATGATGGCTTTAAAGTTGAAGCTGCATTACTTGAGCATCGCATTGACAGCTATGGCTACCGGGTAACGGAAAAGGATAGTCCCGGAAGCCTCAATACGGAATTGCTTAAGAGTTATGGTTTAAAACCGGGACCGATTTATGGGAAATTAAAAAAAGGTGAAGATGTTGTTACGGATGAAGGTGTACGAATCTGTGCTGCTGATGTTGTCAGGGAACCTAAACGAGGACGTATTGTTACTATCCTTGGGGATACAAGACCTTGTTCGGGAGCCTTAGAACTCTCTCTTAATGCAGACCTTGTTGTTCATGAAGCAACCTTCGCCCATGATCTGGCTGACATGGCGTATCAATATCATCACAGTACAGCGCGTCAGGCTGCAGAGTTAGCAAAAGAAGCCAAAGCAGGACAGCTGTTGCTGACTCATTTCAGTTCTCGTTACAGCTCGCATGAAGAGTTAATTCCTTTGCTTGAGGAAGCTGAACTCATATTCCCTGAGACATTATTAGCTGAGGAATTTAATGCATATCCGGTACCTCGCAGACTAAATGGGCAATAG
- a CDS encoding MBL fold metallo-hydrolase — protein sequence MVKDRWFTVTEIDPTTYAISEYGHWEKVHSFLLLGQKQAALIDTGLGIDNIKRITDQLTDLPIAVITTHVHADHIGSHGQFETIYVHKEDEDWLINGIKGLSLAQIRKDMSRDITLPVPETFDPNTYIPFQGKPTALLQEGDVLDIGGREIEIYHTPGHSPGHISLFDHANGYLFTGDLLYDVTPIYAFYPSTSPADLVASLEKITEIPGVTQVYGSHNTLGLDPSILQGVKKAVRELREQKVVAHGTGIHQFDGFSVQF from the coding sequence TTGGTTAAAGATCGTTGGTTTACAGTAACGGAAATTGATCCGACCACCTATGCAATCAGTGAATATGGACATTGGGAAAAGGTGCATTCTTTTTTACTCTTGGGGCAAAAACAAGCCGCGTTAATTGATACGGGATTAGGTATTGATAATATAAAAAGAATAACGGATCAGTTAACGGATTTACCTATCGCTGTCATAACTACACATGTGCATGCAGATCATATTGGCAGTCACGGACAATTCGAGACAATCTATGTTCATAAAGAGGATGAGGATTGGCTGATTAACGGAATAAAAGGCTTGTCCCTTGCCCAGATTCGAAAGGATATGAGTCGAGACATCACCCTTCCTGTTCCTGAAACCTTTGATCCTAACACCTACATACCTTTTCAAGGGAAACCAACGGCTCTTTTACAAGAGGGGGATGTGCTCGACATAGGTGGGCGCGAAATAGAAATTTACCACACACCAGGTCATTCGCCAGGTCATATCAGCCTATTTGATCATGCCAACGGATATCTGTTTACAGGTGATTTATTGTATGACGTTACGCCAATCTATGCTTTTTACCCTTCGACTAGTCCGGCTGATTTAGTGGCATCCTTAGAGAAGATTACAGAAATTCCAGGGGTTACCCAAGTATACGGCTCTCATAATACGCTGGGTCTAGATCCATCTATTTTGCAAGGGGTCAAAAAGGCAGTTCGTGAGTTGCGTGAGCAAAAGGTAGTGGCACATGGTACGGGTATTCACCAGTTTGATGGGTTCAGTGTGCAATTTTAG
- a CDS encoding LysM peptidoglycan-binding domain-containing protein, with translation MLKYSTYRSIYDKAPVVESLGHNDVARNSAKVKEITERLLGGMISLFRQDFFIKLILIIVLVFSGLTVVGNVFAGSTTIMKEEKRIVVERGDTLWSIALKNKPADMKTVVYIEGIKRSSGIKSSQINAGDILTLPIY, from the coding sequence ATGCTAAAATACAGTACATACCGCAGCATCTACGATAAGGCCCCAGTGGTTGAATCTTTAGGACATAATGACGTTGCCCGTAATTCCGCTAAGGTAAAAGAGATAACGGAACGTTTGCTAGGAGGGATGATTTCGTTGTTCCGTCAGGACTTCTTTATTAAGTTAATATTGATTATCGTGCTAGTATTTTCTGGCCTAACAGTAGTGGGAAATGTATTTGCAGGATCGACGACTATAATGAAGGAAGAGAAGCGGATTGTGGTTGAACGTGGAGATACACTATGGAGTATTGCCCTTAAGAATAAACCGGCTGATATGAAGACAGTTGTTTATATAGAAGGAATTAAACGTTCAAGTGGGATTAAGAGTAGTCAAATTAACGCTGGAGACATACTTACTTTACCTATTTATTAA